A genomic region of Papaver somniferum cultivar HN1 chromosome 7, ASM357369v1, whole genome shotgun sequence contains the following coding sequences:
- the LOC113298571 gene encoding putative pentatricopeptide repeat-containing protein At5g37570 has product MQESTLNQNLNYNKHHTNNKVDRAASLLKTCSSLSQLKQIHAQIFRSHLHQNNSLASTLVSLYTSFSFSNYTHLVFSSVTTPTLSLYNHTIRAFSKNPSLCIKSLHLYFQMLRRGIKPDNYTYPFLLNSCATLSALKQGVEIHGRILRTGFLIYTPVSNALIDMYGKCNSLGQSRWVFDEMLDRDVVSYNALIGAHARLGEDMSQAQRVFDHMPVRNAISWNGMIVGYVNAGDLSSARRIFDKMPERNVVSWTTMLVGYAKSGYMDSARFLFDSMPERNITAWTAMINGYAQNGRPSEALELFRGMEKARIKPEAVTMTGVISASAQLGGTELANWIGSYVDREGIERNEKILTALIDMHAKCGNMEEACRLFRGIPFPDVFSYSALITGLASHGHAFKALKKFRKMQAEGIDPDNITFVGVLTACSHTGLVEDGLRFWNEMVNDYKIKPEAGHFACMVDMLARAGRLDEAHEMVMSMPEGPHPGALGALLSACKTYGNVEIAESTAKKLITLEPGNTGNYLLLSSTYASRGQWEEAAKVRIAMKEKRIDKLPGCSWIEVKSRNHCHEIQSKRSTNEGGQ; this is encoded by the coding sequence ATGCAAGAATCAACACTAAACCAAAACCTAAATTACAACAAACATCATACAAACAACAAAGTAGATAGAGCTGCATCTCTACTGAAAACATGTTCATCACTCTCTCAACTGAAACAAATTCATGCCCAAATTTTCAGATCACATCTCCATCAAAACAACTCTTTAGCTTCTACTCTTGTCTCTCTTTACACTTCATTCTCTTTCTCTAACTATACTCACCTTGTCTTCTCTTCTGTTACAACACCAACATTATCTCTCTATAATCACACCATTAGAGCTTTCTCTAAAAACCCATCTCTTTGCATTAAATCCCTCCATCTCTATTTCCAAATGCTTCGCAGAGGAATCAAACCCGATAATTACACATACCCTTTTCTCCTCAACTCATGTGCTACTCTATCTGCACTTAAACAAGGAGTTGAGATTCATGGACGTATTTTGAGAACTGGGTTTCTGATTTATACTCCGGTTTCGAATGCATTGATAGATATGTATGGAAAATGTAATTCGTTGGGTCAATCGCGTTGGGTGTTCGATGAAATGCTTGATAGAGATGTTGTTTCTTATAATGCTCTTATAGGGGCTCATGCAAGGCTTGGGGAAGATATGAGCCAAGCGCAAAGAGTATTCGATCATATGCCGGTTAGAAATGCAATATCTTGGAATGGGATGATTGTTGGTTATGTTAATGCTGGTGATTTGAGTTCAGCTCGTCGAATATTTGATAAGATGCCTGAAAGAAATGTAGTTTCGTGGACAACAATGTTAGTGGGATATGCAAAGAGCGGATATATGGATTCAGCCAGATTTCTCTTTGATTCAATGCCTGAAAGAAATATAACTGCTTGGACTGCGATGATTAATGGTTATGCGCAGAATGGGCGACCCAGTGAAGCATTGGAACTTTTCCGCGGAATGGAAAAAGCACGGATAAAACCGGAGGCTGTAACTATGACTGGTGTAATCTCTGCCTCGGCGCAGTTGGGTGGGACTGAGTTGGCAAATTGGATCGGGTCTTACGTGGATAGAGAAGGAATTGAACGAAATGAGAAAATCCTCACTGCACTAATCGACATGCATGCAAAATGTGGTAATATGGAAGAAGCATGCCGGTTGTTTCGCGGGATACCTTTCCCGGATGTATTTTCTTACAGTGCGCTTATCACAGGTCTTGCTTCTCATGGGCATGCTTTCAAAGCTCTAAAAAAATTTCGGAAAATGCAGGCGGAAGGTATTGACCCGGACAATATAACGTTTGTGGGGGTTCTTACAGCTTGTAGCCATACAGGACTCGTTGAAGATGGTTTGAGGTTTTGGAATGAAATGGTTAATGATTACAAGATTAAGCCTGAGGCAGGCCACTTTGCCTGCATGGTCGATATGCTTGCACGTGCTGGGAGACTCGATGAAGCTCACGAGATGGTCATGAGTATGCCAGAGGGACCTCATCCTGGAGCTTTGGGTGCTCTGTTGTCGGCGTGTAAAACGTATGGAAATGTCGAGATTGCTGAAAGCACCGCGAAGAAGCTAATAACGTTGGAGCCTGGAAATACTGGGAACTATTTGCTTCTTTCGAGTACCTATGCTTCTAGAGGACAATGGGAGGAAGCTGCAAAAGTGAGGATTGCAATGAAGGAGAAAAGGATCGATAAGCTTCCTGGATGTAGTTGGATTGAAGTCAAAAGTAGAAATCATTGTCATGAAATTCAGTCGAAACGATCAACTAATGAAGGAGGTCAGTAG